Part of the Raphanus sativus cultivar WK10039 unplaced genomic scaffold, ASM80110v3 Scaffold1403, whole genome shotgun sequence genome, ATTACATTTACCCTGAGTTTGTGTGTAAAATTCCATATGAATGTTGGTTTGGTAAAACTttgctgattttttttgtttttggcagCACATTCAGATACAACGGTGGCGAGGATGCTGGTGGGGAACAAGTGCGACCTAGATAACATGAGAACGGTTAGCGTCGAAGAAGGCAAAGCCCTAGCGGAAACCCAAGGAATGTTCTTTATGGAAACATCGGCTCTCGATTCAACAAACGTTAAAACAGCTTTTGAAATGGTGATCCGCGACATCTACGCCAATGTTAGCAGGAAACAACTCAACTCCGATACGCATAAAACCGAACTGAAGTGGAACAGCCGAGTAAGTCTCGTTAAGGACGACAATAAGGGATCTACGCAAGGGTTCGGTTTCTCTTGCTGTTCTTCCTCTTGACCTCCCTCATATCTTggtttctaaattattttttcttttgcttcatTTGTTACATTCAACACACAAAGTTTCATAAgatttacttttgttttgtttctcctatagaaaaataaaagcaaaagatCATACAGATTTAAATCTGTAATTTTCAAAACCAACTGATGAGGAAGATGTTTTTGACATTTCAAGCAGATTAGTATTTTGACATCTCAATAAAGCAAGCTAACCTTGGTCTTGATTTACGGCGGTTAGTTATCTTAGCTGGAGGATTACAATGTTGCTTGAACATCAAGTTAACAACTCCACAGTGCAGAAACTGTAACAGGCTAAAATCACGTTTTTGGTTaaatctagatttt contains:
- the LOC130504189 gene encoding ras-related protein RABA5d-like; translated protein: HSDTTVARMLVGNKCDLDNMRTVSVEEGKALAETQGMFFMETSALDSTNVKTAFEMVIRDIYANVSRKQLNSDTHKTELKWNSRVSLVKDDNKGSTQGFGFSCCSSS